In the Colletotrichum higginsianum IMI 349063 chromosome 7 map unlocalized unitig_7, whole genome shotgun sequence genome, one interval contains:
- a CDS encoding Major facilitator superfamily transporter → MTTDEKRPLECDIEHSGPDADVVSSVTEETSDAANQRKHPREGWASWRWPCVQSAFILGGLLLGYDVSNIANIQPPIYSEFGNVHLLPWVATGYTATQVCMVPLVRKLAILGNVKSQMVLYTLIFIIGAAVSGSATSINSVIVGRAIAGVGGAGIYQLCIVVNVLLSSPAELPRLQGVMAVSWAVGLTVGPVIGGAFAESQSATWRWAMYLNLPILSIMAILNFVALPSIRLAPGLPIVKGLRAIDWIGVVLHMAGFILLCSALIFSGSTWAWSSHSAITAWVVVGVIYVVYFLQQYFSLFTSKENRSIPADLLKDRTVVLVCLGTFAAGSCYGIALYYTPLFLAFTKGLEPMQAAVRLLPFIFTFIAFTIVMAGLIPVIGRYAPFYVIGGVLTMAGAGLQSQLTVQSSEGRIMGASTLIGAGTGCMWQTGVAILTQSVPADRRLDATALFIMVQLGGISITLALAGCIFQNLGYSRLHAPLSALGYSEYDIREALAGLESRIWATADRDVVQFVVGEVAGVIADLQYVIVASGALAFLSGCFMKWQKLDFGRTQEAK, encoded by the exons ATGACGACGGATGAGAAGCGCCCTTTGGAGTGCGACATTGAGCATAGCGGCCCTGACGCAGACGTCGTTTCTTCCGTGACCGAGGAGACCAGCGATGCGGCGAACCAACGGAAACACCCGAGAGAGGGCTGGGCATCTTGGAGGTGGCCTTGTGTTCAGTCAGCCTTTATCTTGGGAGGCCTGCTCCTTG GGTACGACGTCAGCAACATCGCGAACATCCAACCTCCAATCTACTCAGAGTTCGGAAATGTCCACCTCCTGCCGTGGGTTGCCACGGGGTACACCGCAACGCAAGTGTGCATGGTCCCGCTCGTCCGCAAGCTCGCGATCCTCGGCAACGTGAAATCGCAGATGGTCTTGTATACCCTGATCTTCATCATCGGTGCCGCAGTCTCGGGTTCAGCGACTAGCATAAACTCGGTCATTGTCGGTCGCGCCATTGCGGGTGTTGGGGGAGCCGGTATCTACCAGCT TTGTATTGTTGTCAATGTgcttctctcttcccccgCAGAGTTGCCTCGCCTTCAAGGTGTGATGGCAGTTTCCTGGGCAGTTGGTCTCACCGTGGGCCCTGTCATTGGAGGGGCCTTTGCTGAAAGCCAGAGTGCCACATGGAGATGG GCGATGTATCTCAACTTGCCAATCCTCTCCATCATGGCCATACTCAACTTTGTGGCACTCCCCTCAATCCGTCTGGCGCCCGGCCTACCGATTGTTAAAGGACTTCGCGCCATCGACTGGATCGGCGTGGTACTCCATATGGCCGGCTTCATCCTCTTGTGCTCCGCTCTCATCTTCAGCGGATCCACGTGGGCCTGGTCTTCACACTCGGCCATCACGGCCTGggtggtcgtcggcgtcatctACGTCGTCTACTTTTTGCAGCAATACTTCAGCCTCTTCACCAGCAAAGAGAACCGGAGCATTCCAGCGGACCTCCTGAAAGACAGGACAGTTGTTCTGGTCTGCCTTGGGACGTTCGCCGCTGGAAGCTGCTACGGCATCGCCCTCTATTACACCCCCTTGTTCCTGGCCTTCACCAAGGGGTTGGAGCCGATGCAGGCTGCGGTCCGGCTCTTGCCCTTCATCTTTACCTTCATCGCCTTCACGATCGTCATGGCCGGCCTGATCCCCGTCATTGGCAGATACGCTCCATTCTACGTTatcggcggcgtcttgaCCATGGCAGGTGCCGGGCTTCAGTCGCAACTCACAGTCCAAAGCTCCGAGGGTCGGATCATGGGGGCCAGCACCCTTATCGGCGCCGGGACCGGATGCATGTGGCAGACCGGCGTTGCCATCTTGACGCAAAGCGTGCCCGCGGATCGACGCCTCGACGCCACGGCCCTCTTCATCATGGTGCAGCTGGGCGGCATTTCCATCACGCTCGCCCTGGCAGGCTGCATCTTCCAGAACCTTGGCTACAGCCGCCTCCACGCCCCCCTTTCTGCACTGGGATACAGCGAGTATGACATTCGCGAAGCTTTGGCGGGGCTGGAATCCAGAATCTGGGCTACTGCGGACCGTGACGTGGTTCAGTTCGTCGTGGGGGAAGTTGCGGGTGTGATCGCCGACCTGCAGTACGTGATCGTGGCCTCGGGGGCCTTGGCTTTTCTGAGTGGCTGTTTCATGAAATGGCAAAAGTTGGACTTTGGAAGAACACAGGAAGCCAAGTGA